One window of Colias croceus chromosome 6, ilColCroc2.1 genomic DNA carries:
- the LOC123692367 gene encoding uncharacterized protein LOC123692367, producing MTYELNSYPIEKKQILDVNLESKDEMRYPNGTVIGKYSYKDKEGNPVHVKYYADDSSYGVELKSFKILGANIPTIPQDQPNLDYSVNTEFPFNISSDPVLENNFKIDKDTDFNVKKTKPDRKLEYEIYRENELKPEKYNNGRVRVYYDKNNKRKIRNVFDPYGTFRFCEQF from the exons atgacTTATGAATTGAATT cttATCCAATAGAGAAAAAGCAAATTTTAGATGTCAATTTGGAATCAAAAGACGAAATGCGGTATCCGAATGGTACTGTTATAGGGAAATACTCGTATAAGGATAAAGAGGGGAATCCTGTGCATGTGAAATATTATGCTGACGACTCTAGTTACGG AGTGGAACTCAAAAGCTTCAAGATTCTTGGTGCAAATATTCCAACAATACCGCAGGATCAACCAAATCTTGATTATTCCGTTAACACAGAATTCCCGTTCAACATTTCATCGGATCCAGTTCTGGAGAATAATTTCAAGATCGATAAAGATACCGATTtcaatgttaaaaaaacaaagcCAGATCGTAAGTTAGAATATGAAATATACAGAGAAAATGAACTTAAAccagaaaaatataacaatggGAGGGTTCGTGTGTATtacgataaaaataacaaaaggaAAATTCGTAATGTGTTTGACCCCTATGGAACATTTCGATTTTGTGAACAGTTTTAA